The proteins below are encoded in one region of Megalops cyprinoides isolate fMegCyp1 chromosome 14, fMegCyp1.pri, whole genome shotgun sequence:
- the LOC118788795 gene encoding sodium/potassium-transporting ATPase subunit alpha-1, with protein sequence MGVGKGHEKYELAATSEDGGGKKAQKKKKGKDMEELKKEVDLDDHKLTLDELHRKYGTDLTRGLSATRAAEILARDGPNALTPPPTTPEWVKFCRQLFGGFSMLLWIGAILCFLAYGIQAASEDEPANDNLYLGVVLSAVVIITGCFSYYQEAKSSRIMDSFKNLVPQQALVIRDGEKKNINAEDVVVGDLVEVKGGDRIPADLRIISAHGCKVDNSSLTGESEPQTRSPDFSNENPLETRNIVFFSTNCVEGTARGIVINTGDRTVMGRIATLASSLEVGRTPISIEIEHFIHIITGVAVFLGVSFFILSLILGYAWLEAVIFLIGIIVANVPEGLLATVTVCLTLTAKRMAKKNCLVKNLEAVETLGSTSTICSDKTGTLTQNRMTVAHMWFDNQIHEADTTENQSGTSFDKSSATWAALARIAGLCNRAVFLAEQENVPILKRDVAGDASESALLKCIELCCGSVKDMRNQYTKIAEIPFNSTNKYQLSIHKNPNSSESKHLLVMKGAPERILDRCSTIMIHGKEQPLDDELKDAFQNAYVELGGLGERVLGFCHFSLPDDQFGEGFQFDTDEVNFPTENLCFVGLMSMIDPPRAAVPDAVGKCRSAGIKVIMVTGDHPITAKAIAKGVGIISEGNETVEDIAARLNIPVNEVNPRDAKACVVHGGDLKDLTSEQLDEILKHHTEIVFARTSPQQKLIIVEGCQRQGAIVAVTGDGVNDSPALKKADIGVAMGIAGSDVSKQAADMILLDDNFASIVTGVEEGRLIFDNLKKSIAYTLTSNIPEISPFLLFIIANIPLPLGTVTILCIDLGTDMVPAISLAYEAAESDIMKRQPRNAKTDKLVNERLISIAYGQIGMMQATAGFFTYFVILAENGFLPSRLVGIRVHWDDKYVNDLEDSYGQQWTYEQRKIVEYTCHTAFFASIVVVQWADLIICKTRRNSIIQQGMKNKILIFGLFEETALAAFLSYCPGMDIALRMYPLKPSWWFCAFPYSLLIFLYDEARRFILRRNPDGWVERETYY encoded by the exons ATGGGAGTTGGA AAAGGACATGAGAAGTACGAGCTGGCGGCGACCTCGGAGGATGGCGGGGGCAAGAAAgcacagaagaagaagaaggggaaggatatggaggagctgaagaaggaagTGGATCTG gatGACCATAAGCTGACCCTGGATGAGCTTCACCGTAAATATGGCACAGACCTGACCAGG GGGTTGTCTGCCACTCGTGCTGCGGAGATCCTGGCCCGGGACGGACCAAAtgccctgacccctccccccaccacccccgaATGGGTCAAGTTCTGTCGGCAGCTGTTCGGAGGCTTCTCCATGCTGCTGTGGATTGGAGCCATCCTCTGCTTCCTGGCCTATGGAATCCAGGCTGCCTCAGAGGACGAACCTGCAAACGATAAT CTGTACCTGGGTGTTGTGCTGTCTGCTGTCGTCATCATCACTGGCTGCTTCTCCTACTACCAAGAGGCCAAGAGCTCCAGGATCATGGATTCCTTCAAGAACCTCGTCCCTCAG CAAGCCCTGGTGATCCGCGACGGTGAGAAGAAGAACATCAACGCTGAGGACGTGGTCGTTGGCGATCTGGTGGAAGTGAAAGGAGGTGACAGGATCCCCGCCGATCTGCGCATCATCTCCGCTCACGGCTGCAAG GTGGACAACTCCTCCCTGACTGGTGAATCTGAGCCCCAGACCCGCTCCCCCGATTTCTCCAATGAAAACCCCCTGGAAACCAGGAACATTGTGTTCTTTTCCACCAACTGTGTAGAAG GCACTGCCCGTGGTATTGTGATCAACACTGGTGACCGCACCGTGATGGGCAGAATCGCCACGCTGGCTTCGAGCTTGGAAGTCGGACGCACTCCCATCTCCATCGAGATCGAGCACTTCATCCACATCATCACGGGCGTGGCCGTCTTCCTGGGCGTGTCCTTCTTCATCCTCTCCCTCATCCTGGGATACGCCTGGCTGGAGGCCGTCATCTTCCTCATCGGAATCATTGTGGCCAATGTGCCAGAGGGTCTCCTGGCCACTGTCACT GTGTGTCTCACCCTGACAGCCAAGCGCATGGCCAAGAAGAACTGTTTGGTGAAGAATCTGGAAGCTGTCGAGACCCtgggctccacctccaccatcTGCTCCGACAAGACCGGCACCCTGACCCAGAACCGTATGACGGTGGCCCACATGTGGTTCGACAACCAGATCCACGAGGCCGACACCACGGAGAACCAGAGCGGGACCTCTTTCGACAAGAGCTCTGCCACCTGGGCTGCCCTGGCGCGCATCGCTGGCCTGTGCAACCGTGCTGTCTTCCTGGCTGAACAGGAGAATGTGCCGATCCTTAAG AGAGATGTCGCGGGTGATGCTTCTGAGTCTGCTCTGCTGAAGTGTATTGAACTGTGCTGTGGCTCTGTGAAAGATATGAGAAATCAGTATACCAAGATTGCAGAAATCCCCTTCAACTCCACCAACAAGTACCAG CTCTCCATCCACAAGAACCCCAACTCTTCCGAATCCAAGCACCTCCTGGTGATGAAGGGAGCCCCAGAGAGGATCCTGGACCGCTGCTCTACCATCATGATTCACGGCAAAGAGCAGCCCCTTGATGATGAATTGAAGGATGCCTTCCAGAATGCCTATGTGGAGCTGGGTGGCCTCGGAGAGAGAGTGTTGG GATTCTGCCATTTCAGTCTCCCTGATGATCAGTTTGGTGAGGGCTTCCAATTTGACACTGATGAGGTGAACTTCCCCACTGAGAATCTGTGCTTCGTTGGCCTCATGTCCATGATTGACCCGCCCCGTGCCGCCGTACCTGACGCCGTGGGCAAGTGCAGGAGTGCTGGAATCAAA GTTATCATGGTGACCGGCGATCATCCAATCACTGCCAAGGCCATTGCCAAGGGTGTGGGTATCATTTCTGAGGGCAACGAGACTGTTGAAGACATTGCTGCTCGTCTGAACATCCCAGTTAATGAAGTTAATCCAAG AGATGCCAAGGCCTGTGTGGTCCATGGTGGAGACCTGAAGGATctgacctcagaacagctgGATGAGATCCTTAAGCACCACACCGAGATTGTGTTCGCCAGGACTTCTCCCCAGCAGAAGCTGATCATTGTGGAGGGCTGCCAGAGACAG GGTGCCATTGTAGCTGTGACGGGTGATGGTGTCAATGACTCCCCCGCTCTGAAGAAGGCAGACATTGGTGTTGCTATGGGCATCGCCGGCTCGGACGTCTCCAAACAGGCCGCTGACATGATCCTCCTGGACGACAACTTCGCCTCAATCGTGACTGGAGTGGAAGAAG GCCGTCTGATCTTTGATAACTTGAAGAAATCCATTGCCTACACCCTGACCAGCAACATCCCTGAAATTTcacccttcctcctcttcatcatcgCTAACATCCCCCTGCCTCTGGGTACCGTCACCATCCTCTGTATCGACTTGGGCACTGACATG GTTCCTGCAATCTCTCTGGCCTATGAAGCAGCTGAGAGTGACATCATGAAGAGACAGCCCAGAAATGCCAAAACAGACAAGCTGGTGAATGAGAGGCTCATTAGCATAGCCTATGGTCAGATTG GTATGATGCAGGCCACTGCTGGCTTCTTCACCTACTTTGTCATCCTGGCTGAGAATGGGTTCTTGCCGTCCAGGCTGGTTGGCATCCGTGTTCATTGGGATGACAAATATGTCAATGATCTAGAAGACAGCTATGGACAGCAGTGG ACATATGAACAAAGGAAAATTGTGGAATATACGTGCCACACTGCATTCTTTGCCAGTATTGTGGTAGTACAGTGGGCCGATCTGATCATTTGCAAGACCAGGAGGAACTCTATTATCCAACAGGGGATGAA GAACAAAATCCTCATCTTTGGGCTGTTTGAAGAGACAGCCCTGGCTGCCTTCCTGTCTTACTGCCCAGGAATGGACATCGCTCTCAGAATGTACCCTCTCAA ACCTTCCTGGTGGTTCTGCGCCTTCCCATACTCTCTCCTCATCTTCCTTTATGATGAAGCGAGAAGATTCATCCTACGCCGAAACCCAGATG GCTGGGTGGAACGCGAAACATACTACTGA